In one window of Temnothorax longispinosus isolate EJ_2023e chromosome 11, Tlon_JGU_v1, whole genome shotgun sequence DNA:
- the Bug gene encoding thioredoxin domain-containing protein 15 isoform X1, translating into MNLLRISFIGFVMPLILVNIANSEEVVEVFTIQTASEDAINEEESKQVHTDETNESANVNADVPVNVTVSTNTTKVNCSSEKIYGPVEIVNATRLMELLILEPGPSNRSRNDKDGKQLPGTCVLVLFYARWCVFSSQAAPHFNAIPRSFPHVKAVAIDAIKHQSVRKYIAFSFNAQYGIVGVPTLMLVHNGKPVAKFNDTTYTLESFAKFVSHLTNLQPNGSLYVTSADFTGPVSSTPSNETDYCLVLSWVFIVACALYFTSRSRWWQQFVELIQNTWLESNEEHEHAD; encoded by the exons ATGAACTTATTGAGAATAAGCTTCATAGGCTTCGTTATGCCTCTAATCTTag ttaatatcGCAAACAGCGAAGAAGTCGTGGAAGTATTTACAATACAAACAGCATCTGAGGATGCTATCAATGAAGAAGAAAGTAAGCAGGTTCATACAGATGAAACGAATGAGTCTGCGAACGTAAATGCCGATGTTCCAGTAAATGTCACGGTCTCAACCAATACTACTAAAGTTAATTGCTCGTCGGAGAAGATCTACGGTCCTGTTGAG ATTGTCAATGCGACTAGACTCATGGAGCTATTGATCTTGGAGCCTGGCCCCTCAAATCGTTCCAGAAACGACAAAGACGGTAAACAGTTACCAGGAACGTGCGTTCTAGTGTTATTCTATGCCCGATGGTGCGTATTCAGTAGCCAAGCTGCGCCGCATTTTAACGCTATACCTCGCTCGTTTCCCCACGTTAAAGCCGTAGCCATCGATGCTATAAAACACCAAAG tgtaagaAAATACATCGCTTTCAGCTTCAATGCTCAATACGGAATAGTTGGGGTGCCGACGCTGATGCTGGTTCACAACGGCAAGCCTGTCGCCAAATTCAACGACACGACCTATACCCTGGAGTCGTTCGCCAAGTTCGTGTCTCATCTGACGAACCTGCAGCCGAACGGCTCGCTGTACGTTACGTCGGCGGACTTTACGGGGCCGGTTTCGAGCACGCCCTCCAACGAGACGGACTATTGTCTGGTGCTGTCGTGGGTCTTCATAGTTGCCTGCGCGCTGTACTTCACATCGCGTAGCAGATGGTGGCAACAGTTCGTTGAGCTTATTCAGAATACCTGGCTCGAGAGTAATGAGGAGCACGAGCATGCTGATTGA
- the Bug gene encoding thioredoxin domain-containing protein 15 isoform X2 gives MNLLRISFIGFVMPLILVNIANSEEVVEVFTIQTASEDAINEEESKQVHTDETNESANVNADVPVNVTVSTNTTKVNCSSEKIYGPVEIVNATRLMELLILEPGPSNRSRNDKDGKQLPGTCVLVLFYARWCVFSSQAAPHFNAIPRSFPHVKAVAIDAIKHQSFNAQYGIVGVPTLMLVHNGKPVAKFNDTTYTLESFAKFVSHLTNLQPNGSLYVTSADFTGPVSSTPSNETDYCLVLSWVFIVACALYFTSRSRWWQQFVELIQNTWLESNEEHEHAD, from the exons ATGAACTTATTGAGAATAAGCTTCATAGGCTTCGTTATGCCTCTAATCTTag ttaatatcGCAAACAGCGAAGAAGTCGTGGAAGTATTTACAATACAAACAGCATCTGAGGATGCTATCAATGAAGAAGAAAGTAAGCAGGTTCATACAGATGAAACGAATGAGTCTGCGAACGTAAATGCCGATGTTCCAGTAAATGTCACGGTCTCAACCAATACTACTAAAGTTAATTGCTCGTCGGAGAAGATCTACGGTCCTGTTGAG ATTGTCAATGCGACTAGACTCATGGAGCTATTGATCTTGGAGCCTGGCCCCTCAAATCGTTCCAGAAACGACAAAGACGGTAAACAGTTACCAGGAACGTGCGTTCTAGTGTTATTCTATGCCCGATGGTGCGTATTCAGTAGCCAAGCTGCGCCGCATTTTAACGCTATACCTCGCTCGTTTCCCCACGTTAAAGCCGTAGCCATCGATGCTATAAAACACCAAAG CTTCAATGCTCAATACGGAATAGTTGGGGTGCCGACGCTGATGCTGGTTCACAACGGCAAGCCTGTCGCCAAATTCAACGACACGACCTATACCCTGGAGTCGTTCGCCAAGTTCGTGTCTCATCTGACGAACCTGCAGCCGAACGGCTCGCTGTACGTTACGTCGGCGGACTTTACGGGGCCGGTTTCGAGCACGCCCTCCAACGAGACGGACTATTGTCTGGTGCTGTCGTGGGTCTTCATAGTTGCCTGCGCGCTGTACTTCACATCGCGTAGCAGATGGTGGCAACAGTTCGTTGAGCTTATTCAGAATACCTGGCTCGAGAGTAATGAGGAGCACGAGCATGCTGATTGA
- the LOC139822604 gene encoding thioredoxin, mitochondrial, with amino-acid sequence MQRLGVQTIRTSRTLLGSRLYTTAPAQEQVVSATFKVQDHKDFHERVMNSKVPVIVDFFATWCNPCRMLTPRIETVVAEKQGKVLLAKVDIDENTDLALDYQVGSVPVLIAMKDGKVLERIVGLQDTDKLRQFVNKYAE; translated from the exons ATGCAGCGCCTAGGAGTTCAGACTATTCGCACCAGCAGAACCCTCTTGGGCAGTAGGTTGTATACCACTGCGCCTGCACAGGAGCAAGTGGTGTCCGCCACCTTCAAGGTTCAGGATCACAAGGATTTCCACGAACGTGTAATGAACTCCAAAGTGCCCGTTATCGTCGACTTCTTTGCCAC ATGGTGTAACCCATGTCGCATGCTGACCCCGAGAATAGAAACAGTTGTTGCCGAAAAACAAGGGAAAGTACTGTTGGCTAAAGTCGATATCGACGAGAACACAGACCTCGCCCTTGACTATCAA GTTGGATCCGTGCCTGTACTCATCGCTATGAAGGACGGAAAGGTTCTAGAGAGAATAGTCGGTCTTCAAGATACCGACAAGCTCAGACAATTTGTTAACAAGTATGCGGAGTAG
- the LOC139822603 gene encoding uncharacterized protein — translation MKEMFERRIRRQKRVERPAKELARHDDQQTDKTKKCSQEETVAQDEPKKKRKRLNDTADDASTSKDISKKDLNEKPLSKRELKKKKATLAKLEKKKDKEIRAINMAYIYLKKWKHCKNEWKFEKLRQIWLIDNLLSSYSISDEIFPIVLEYFEKCRGSARETLIEKAMELMKKAEAEEDEKDKKELMKTTPYKRARQVLQTLSPSEEI, via the exons atgaAGGAGATGTTTGAGCGTAGAATAAGGAGACAGAAACGGGTGGAGCGACCCGCCAAAGAACTCG CTCGCCATGATGATCAGCAAACTGATAAAACGAAGAAATGTTCGCAGGAGGAAACGGTCGCCCAAGACGaaccaaagaaaaaaagaaaaagactgAACGATACCGC TGACGACGCTTCTACCAGTAAGgatatttcaaagaaagatttaaatgAGAAGCCTCTATCTAAAAGGGAgttgaaaaagaagaaagctACCCTGGCAAAActcgaaaagaaaaaggacAAAGAAATTCGTGCCATAAATATGGCATATATCTATCTAAAGAAG TGGAAACATTGTAAAAACGAATGGAAATTCGAGAAGCTCAGGCAGATCTGGTTGATAGACAATTTACTGAGCAGCTATAGCATTAGTGACGAAATTTTCCCTATCGTTCTGGAATACTTTGAAAAGTGCAGAGGCTCGGCGCGCGAAACGTTAATAGAAAAGGCAATGGAACTTATGAAAAAAGCTGAGGCGGAGGAGGACGAGAAAGACAAGAAAGAGCTTATGAAGACAACTCCTTATAAAAGAGCGCGACAAGTTTTACAGACTTTATCACCTAGCGAGGAAATTTGA
- the Pig-q gene encoding phosphatidylinositol N-acetylglucosaminyltransferase subunit Q isoform X1: protein MTNNLLIFIPQTLCAERSGYILGKVIHDARGDLKKFYVVSLRRAASVELTTKSTLGVIGYYSSGNDAIEEPSERKHNWVHIGTKPSKDGRDNEYRLLNVVLNNKKMDLSAMRTILVLYNQQALRETELFVSETASGDHFHELARLIQDKKDELRIKSRFVRTWETLLTCHMSLYLYPVLLLSKVTERLLPVLKYSYLGLHVYDWLENVKWMLATVVRDGNFKLKTGNYALAIVMDMALGIFVLRLLQYYIEDQPSQLLLNNAEAIVETLRDLIDWLMGVPAGLKLNHALNNTMGKFFLYHIQLWWTFLIFLKPLLDLAFQVLLLFGRLGITFQISIVADLLALVSFHTYCIYVYAARLFNVQLRGITALFRLFLGKKKNPLRERVDSCQYQTDELFVGTLSFTILLFLMPTTWVYYTVFTMLRLVSIAFGGFLTRLKFYLQVMPVYTFWKWLLRSYSTCSIVDIRLHPCCTEGLTVLSMTMVVAPWRLTWKKCIPDTIVCHPSIEWCTILNNVIWGHLLYPL from the exons ATGACGAACAATTTACTAATATTCATTCCTCAAACCCTGTGCGCCGAACGGTCCGGTTATATACTTGGCAAGGTGATACACGATGCCCGCGGCGACCTGAAAAAGTTCTACGTCGTCAGCTTGCGTAGGGCCGCCTCGGTAGAGCTAACCACCAAGTCTACGTTAGGCGTCATCGGGTATTATTCCAGTGGGAACGACGCGATCGAGGAACCTTCGGAACGTAAGCACAATTGGGTGCACATCGGGACGAAGCCGTCCAAGGACGGGCGCGACAACGAGTATCGTCTGCTGAATGTCGTTCTTAACAATAAGAAGATGGATCTGTCAGCGATGCGCACGATCCTCGTTCTGTACAATCAGCAGGCGTTGCGGGAGACAGAATTGTTCGTGAGCGAGACAGCGTCGGGCGATCACTTTCACGAACTCGCGAGGCTGATACAAGACAAGAAGGATGAGCTGAGGATCAAATCCAGATTTGTTCGCACCTGGGAGACCTTGCTGACCTGTCATATGTCCCTCTACTTGTATCCCGTCTTGTTACTGTCCAAGGTGACGGAGAGACTATTGCCGGTATTGAAGTACTCCTACCTCGGCTTGCATGTCTACGACTGGCTGGAGAATGTCAAGTGGATGCTAGCGACGGTCGTACGGGACGGAAACTTTAAACTGAAAACGGGAAATTACGCGCTGGCAATTGTGATGGATATGGCGCTCGGAATCTTTGTACTGCGATTGTTGCAATATTATATCGAGGATCAGCCGTCGCAGCTTCTGCTAAACAATGCGGAGGCAa TTGTGGAGACTCTGAGGGACCTGATTGACTGGTTGATGGGTGTACCAGCTGGCCTGAAGCTCAACCATGCTCTGAACAATACTATGGGAAAGTTCTTCCTGTATCACATACAGCTCTGGtggacatttttaatatttttgaagccGCTTCTGGATCTCGCGTTCCAAGTACTGCTTTTGTTCGGAAGACTGGGCATCACGTTTCAAATATCCATCGTTGCGGATCTTTTGGCTCTCGTTAGCTTCCACACGTACTGCATCTACGTTTATGCAGCAAG GCTCTTCAATGTTCAGCTGAGAGGGATCACGGCCCTCTTTAGACTGTTCCTCGGGAAGAAGAAGAATCCCTTGCGCGAGAGAGTGGACTCCTGTCAGTATCAAACGGACGAGCTGTTCGTCGGGACACTGTCGTTCACCATTCTCCTGTTCCTGATGCCCACAACGTGGGTGTACTATACCGTATTTACCATG CTCAGATTGGTATCAATCGCATTCGGTGGTTTTCTGACCAGACTGAAGTTTTATCTGCAAGTTATGCCCGTTTACACCTTTTGGAAGTGGCTGCTACGATCTTACAGCACTTGCA GCATCGTTGACATCAGACTGCATCCTTGCTGCACCGAAGGACTAACTGTTCTGTCGATGACCATGGTTGTCGCGCCTTGGAGGCTCACGTGGAAAAAGTGCATCCCAGATACGATCGTTTGCCATCCGTCCATCGAGTGGTGCACAATATTGAATAACGTTATATGGGGCCATTTATTATATCCGTTATAA
- the Pig-q gene encoding uncharacterized protein Pig-q isoform X2: MTNNLLIFIPQTLCAERSGYILGKVIHDARGDLKKFYVVSLRRAASVELTTKSTLGVIGYYSSGNDAIEEPSERKHNWVHIGTKPSKDGRDNEYRLLNVVLNNKKMDLSAMRTILVLYNQQALRETELFVSETASGDHFHELARLIQDKKDELRIKSRFVRTWETLLTCHMSLYLYPVLLLSKVTERLLPVLKYSYLGLHVYDWLENVKWMLATVVRDGNFKLKTGNYALAIVMDMALGIFVLRLLQYYIEDQPSQLLLNNAEAIVETLRDLIDWLMGVPAGLKLNHALNNTMGKFFLYHIQLWWTFLIFLKPLLDLAFQVLLLFGRLGITFQISIVADLLALVSFHTYCIYVYAARLFNVQLRGITALFRLFLGKKKNPLRERVDSCQYQTDELFVGTLSFTILLFLMPTTWVYYTVFTMF; the protein is encoded by the exons ATGACGAACAATTTACTAATATTCATTCCTCAAACCCTGTGCGCCGAACGGTCCGGTTATATACTTGGCAAGGTGATACACGATGCCCGCGGCGACCTGAAAAAGTTCTACGTCGTCAGCTTGCGTAGGGCCGCCTCGGTAGAGCTAACCACCAAGTCTACGTTAGGCGTCATCGGGTATTATTCCAGTGGGAACGACGCGATCGAGGAACCTTCGGAACGTAAGCACAATTGGGTGCACATCGGGACGAAGCCGTCCAAGGACGGGCGCGACAACGAGTATCGTCTGCTGAATGTCGTTCTTAACAATAAGAAGATGGATCTGTCAGCGATGCGCACGATCCTCGTTCTGTACAATCAGCAGGCGTTGCGGGAGACAGAATTGTTCGTGAGCGAGACAGCGTCGGGCGATCACTTTCACGAACTCGCGAGGCTGATACAAGACAAGAAGGATGAGCTGAGGATCAAATCCAGATTTGTTCGCACCTGGGAGACCTTGCTGACCTGTCATATGTCCCTCTACTTGTATCCCGTCTTGTTACTGTCCAAGGTGACGGAGAGACTATTGCCGGTATTGAAGTACTCCTACCTCGGCTTGCATGTCTACGACTGGCTGGAGAATGTCAAGTGGATGCTAGCGACGGTCGTACGGGACGGAAACTTTAAACTGAAAACGGGAAATTACGCGCTGGCAATTGTGATGGATATGGCGCTCGGAATCTTTGTACTGCGATTGTTGCAATATTATATCGAGGATCAGCCGTCGCAGCTTCTGCTAAACAATGCGGAGGCAa TTGTGGAGACTCTGAGGGACCTGATTGACTGGTTGATGGGTGTACCAGCTGGCCTGAAGCTCAACCATGCTCTGAACAATACTATGGGAAAGTTCTTCCTGTATCACATACAGCTCTGGtggacatttttaatatttttgaagccGCTTCTGGATCTCGCGTTCCAAGTACTGCTTTTGTTCGGAAGACTGGGCATCACGTTTCAAATATCCATCGTTGCGGATCTTTTGGCTCTCGTTAGCTTCCACACGTACTGCATCTACGTTTATGCAGCAAG GCTCTTCAATGTTCAGCTGAGAGGGATCACGGCCCTCTTTAGACTGTTCCTCGGGAAGAAGAAGAATCCCTTGCGCGAGAGAGTGGACTCCTGTCAGTATCAAACGGACGAGCTGTTCGTCGGGACACTGTCGTTCACCATTCTCCTGTTCCTGATGCCCACAACGTGGGTGTACTATACCGTATTTACCATG TTTTGA
- the LOC139822605 gene encoding uncharacterized protein: protein MLGNVAKNSLLLRGKSVLLKRYNAPQIAHSVRSKWDTVSSKDQSTALESEDDGADQPIKYSTSKAATMRIDEYRDPIGDKYPWYQGMVISTSIAVFLVYFCILREENDIDMLLDTDLGESLSKMQKELEEKQNVKVKLR from the exons ATGTTGGGCAACGTAGCAAAAAACAGTCTCTTACTGCGCGGTAAGAGTGTACTGCTTAAAAG GTACAACGCACCACAGATAGCACATAGTGTCAGAAGTAAATGGGACACGGTGTCTTCTAAGGATCAGAGCACAGCATTGGAAAGCGAGGATGACGGTGCCGATCAGCCCATAAAATATTCCACATCGAAAGCCGCTACCATGAGAATCGACGAGTATCGCGATCCGATAGGAGATAAATATCCGTGGTATCAGGGAATGGTTATTTCGACGAGTATAGCTGTATTCCTAGTTTATTTCTGTATCCTGAGAGAGGAAAACGATATTGATATGTTACTCGATACCGATTTGGGAGAATCGCTGAGCAAAATGCAGAAGGAATTAGAAGAGAAACAGaatgttaaagttaaattgaGGTAG
- the Med16 gene encoding mediator of RNA polymerase II transcription subunit 16, translating into MDLLYTVNRRSSSKSFPTQECLYNGQSLCSLSSRNIVAFTTMTELDDNSGKTRGCHVYVADLNMPWHAHKVLSNKHNITALEWDLPGDKLVMADTAGNVQLWMFKDYILNDWVLIGSTYFPGEHILGAAWFHNGKKTGLVTEKKDSIYYSEKFNHLLFAPSVRQFGGRAAEGVLVVSTTGMVGAIMITKDLQNPICYSTESLGNTRHRITTVDLCYGKNGHFLVAVSSGSICLPIRCFRVLVRKNDDKCTITSQALPSFFLQDGAPKDNSCTIVTHLKFVVREDADSLVIAANSESGGFVEVWELREKSQPVHKLFQPKTLEPFKTVVWQYQSQYRCQSPVTAIATTKLSIVTTLPPPSYVIIALADSSVHCLNRLDCLKEVAFSSLNTSWRPDEPSNKYFKSSVSITHMDLSWLGCVLLASDTRGNLYLYKLLPDGTTGTSMSLSYACTLLEYCLVTGLDWLDILLCLRSSMIEALCERLDVSFNRQLQSTQQYHYIQFLCIKTSLYRMLMTGQNKAADLSSLLMIHSVATAFKSLLRPSDLISHDKGPAESLAAVITDVITDVDKVLLHLDPKEFTVEPSTLQSLQQLIQWVADLALNLLARLPEQRMQMKTGGYELLKDHKALNTVRELLVIIRIWGLLRPSCLPVFLRSADNLDVLALLFCLLSKLVQPNGDTQQVDDGLIDECCLLPNQIMIPQLHQGNSITAIVSPILFYQNLPLQLEYGAEPEQLVFTPEMNPVEGCMHSGQIVDTIRHLYLGKQPLLVKQCTRCGGKAQVQNMTRTAAIRAWDQRWMRACRCGGIWRIHKAS; encoded by the exons ATGGATCTGCTGTATACCGTCAACAGAAGGAGTTCCTCCAAATCTTTCCCCACTCAAGAATG TTTGTACAACGGACAATCGTTGTGTTCCTTATCCAGTCGGAATATAGTGGCTTTTACTACAATGACAGAATTGGACGACAACAGCGGCAAGACGCGAGGTTGTCATGTTTATGTAGCGGACTTGAATATGCCGTGGCACGCTCATAA AGTACTCTCAAACAAACACAATATTACTGCACTAGAGTGGGATCTGCCTGGTGATAAGTTGGTAATGGCAGATACAGCTGGAAATGTACAGCTGTGGATGTTTAAGGACTATATTTTAAACGATTGGGTATTAATAGGTTCCACATACTTCCCCGGCGAGCACATATTAGGCGCGGCATGGTTCCATAATGGCAAAAAG ACGGGGCTGGtaacagaaaagaaagacAGCATTTATTATAgcgaaaaatttaatcacCTGCTGTTCGCACCCTCCGTGAGGCAATTCGGCGGAAGGGCCGCCGAAGGCGTGCTAGTGGTGTCGACAACGGGCATGGTTGGCGCGATTATGATCACCAAGGACCTTCAAAATCCGATTTGCTACTCGACGGAGAGTCTCGGCAACACGAGGCACAGGATAACCACGGTGGATTTGTGTTATGGAAAAA ACGGCCACTTTCTCGTCGCGGTTAGTAGCGGTAGCATCTGCTTGCCCATAAGATGCTTTAGAGTACTGGTGCGCAAGAACGACGACAAGTGCACCATCACCTCGCAAGCTTTACCGAGCTTCTTTCTGCAGGATGGAGCGCCCAAGGACAATTCAT GTACAATCGTGACGCACTTAAAATTTGTAGTCAGAGAAGATGCCGATTCTCTGGTCATTGCGGCGAACAGCGAGAGCGGCGGATTCGTTGAGGTGTGGGAGCTGCGGGAGAAGTCGCAACCGGTTCACAAATTGTTTCAGCCAAAGACCTTAGAACCTTTTAAGACGGTT GTTTGGCAATATCAATCGCAGTATCGCTGCCAGTCACCGGTCACGGCGATAGCGACTACAAAACTATCCATAGTAACAACTTTACCGCCTCCGAGTTACGTAATAATAGCACTAGCAGACTCGTCGGTGCATTGCTTAAATCGTTTGGACTGTTTGAAGGAAGTGGCATTCTCGTCCTTGAATACAAGCTGGCGTCCAGACGAACCTAGCAACAAATACTTCAAGAGTTCCGTATCTATCACCCATATGGATCTCTCGTGGTTGGGATGTGTACTTCTTGCGTCCGATACTCGCGGCAATCTGTATCTCTATAAATTGTTGCCGGACGGCACCACAG GTACATCGATGTCCCTAAGCTACGCCTGTACATTACTGGAGTATTGTTTGGTGACGGGATTAGATTGGTTAGACATACTTTTATGCCTGAGATCGTCCATGATTGAAGCATTGTGCGAGCGACTAGACGTCTCCTTCAATAGGCAGCTGCAATCTACACAgcaatatcattatatccaATTTTTATGCATCAAAACGTCATTGTATAG GATGCTCATGACAGGTCAGAACAAAGCGGCGGATTTGTCATCGTTGCTGATGATACATTCAGTAGCTACCGCCTTCAAATCTTTACTGAGACCATCGGACCTGATATCCCACGACAAAGGCCCAGCGGAGAGCTTAGCCGCGGTGATAACTGACGTCATTACTGACGTTGACAAG GTATTGCTGCATCTCGATCCGAAAGAGTTTACGGTAGAACCGAGCACACTGCAATCGCTGCAGCAACTTATTCAATGGGTCGCTGACTTAGCTTTGAACTTGCTGGCGAGATTACCCGAACAGAGAATGCAGATGAAGACTGGTGGG TATGAACTTCTTAAGGATCACAAGGCTTTGAATACCGTTCGAGAATTATTGGTCATCATACGCATCTGGGGATTACTCCGTCCATCGTGTCTTCCAGTATTTCTTCGTAGCGCGGACAACCTGGATGTCCTGGCCCTACTGTTCTGTTTGTTGTCAAAACTAGTGCAGCCCAACGGTGATACGCAACAGGTGGACGACGGTTTAATTG ATGAATGCTGCTTACTGCCAAATCAAATCATGATTCCACAATTGCATCAAGGCAACAGCATAACCGCCATAGTCTCTCCGATTTTGTTCTATCAGAACCTCCCGTTACAG CTGGAATATGGAGCGGAACCGGAACAATTGGTTTTCACGCCTGAAATGAATCCCGTCGAAGGCTGTATGCACAGCGGACAGATCGTGGATACGATACGACACCTGTATTTAGGAAAACAGCCACTTCTAGTGAAGCAATGCACGAG ATGCGGCGGCAAGGCGCAAGTACAGAACATGACGAGGACTGCTGCGATCAGAGCCTGGGATCAACGGTGGATGCGAGCTTGCCGATGCGGCGGTATCTGGCGAATTCACAAAGCCTCCTAA
- the LOC139822601 gene encoding uncharacterized protein, which yields MTTKLAVKHKDSLALKENRLHGKNCVINKQSRLKRYEHLFPWSTLCVFLTYWFVLCPLIWAICYTFAYWTSYWSFLFWVVAFLIWLVIMCGLIIFWKRLQVKQSLEINVVSKYGSDNARSPLNVNQISTDAEFLETKKRNDSESKKSDRENLRKDLPPLVIHKQISGENIEDTVGVVRFEEDEKTRLSIASNYAEKNPLQDYLKLVTVSPSEDEVKSPKTPLSPRQLFFIDLIREAERVESARSLKTRTHFFPSEATENDNAETVKGIKDEKDKEDVKDRKSMKDVEEDAKDKKDSEANELRSKRETSYFIADVESPTSEKTEVFLQINSNEGEETELIVEKPMLILQTNETNSQETSTSPS from the coding sequence ATGACTACCAAACTCGCAGTCAAACATAAAGACTCCCTTGCTCTGAAGGAAAACAGACTGCATGGAAAGAACTGCGTGATCAACAAGCAGTCCAGGCTAAAGAGATACGAGCACCTGTTCCCTTGGTCGACCTTGTGCGTGTTCTTGACCTACTGGTTCGTTCTCTGTCCTCTAATTTGGGCTATATGTTACACGTTTGCATACTGGACTTCGTATTGGTCTTTTCTCTTCTGGGTAGTCGCATTTCTAATCTGGCTCGTGATCATGTGCGGACTGATAATCTTTTGGAAACGTCTCCAAGTTAAGCAAAGTCTGGAAATCAACGTGGTCTCGAAATATGGTTCGGATAACGCGAGAAGCCCCCTGAACGTCAATCAGATATCCACAGATGCAGAATTTCTCGAGACGAAGAAGAGGAACGATTCGGAATCTAAGAAGAGCGATCGAGAAAACCTCAGGAAGGATCTGCCACCCTTGGTGATACACAAACAAATATCTGGCGAAAACATCGAGGACACCGTTGGAGTGGTGCGCTTCGAGGAAGATGAGAAGACTCGCTTAAGCATCGCCAGTAATTATGCTGAGAAGAATCCCCTGCAGGATTATCTGAAGCTGGTGACGGTATCGCCCTCGGAGGACGAGGTGAAATCCCCGAAGACGCCGTTGTCGCCGAGACAGTTATTCTTCATCGATCTGATCCGCGAAGCGGAGAGGGTCGAGAGCGCGAGATCGCTGAAAACGAGAACACACTTCTTCCCGAGCGAAGCGACTGAGAACGATAATGCGGAAACCGTGAAAGGTATAAAGGACGAAAAGGATAAGGAGGATGTGAAGGACAGAAAGAGCATGAAAGACGTGGAGGAAGACGCGAAGGATAAGAAGGATTCGGAAGCAAATGAATTGAGATCGAAGCGCGAAACAAGTTACTTCATAGCCGACGTGGAGAGTCCAACCAGTGAGAAAACAGAGGTCTTCCTTCAGATCAATTCGAATGAGGGTGAAGAGACGGAATTGATCGTGGAGAAACCGATGTTGATATTGCAAACCAATGAGACGAACTCGCAAGAAACTTCCACTTCGCCGAGCTAA
- the Txl gene encoding thioredoxin-like protein 1, producing MGAVRIINDDRHFNGELTNAGQKLVVVDFTASWCGPCQRIAPIFEQLSLKYPKAVFLKVDVDKCADTASMQDVSAMPTFIFYRRRARLGHCQGADPAGLESKIQQFYGSGGDADDADDSVADSLPGHMDLSSLIMKQQCECLNESDHHTFLQCLNSDSGYLQSDEDEQLIMSIAFSQPVKVHSLKIKAPTENGPKNIKLFINQPRTIDFEMASSNRSVQDLTFSAKDLEEGNPVPLRYVKFQNVQNLQIFVIDNQNGTETTRIDHLVLIGSPISTTNMGEFKRVSGKKGESH from the exons ATGGGAGCGGTACGAATAATTAACGACGATCGTCACTTCAACGGCGAGCTGACCAACGCCGGCCAGAAGCTCGTCGTCGTAGACTTCACAGCGAGTTG GTGCGGACCCTGTCAGAGAATCGCCCCGATATTCGAGCAATTGTCGCTCAAGTATCCGAAAGCGGTGTTCCTGAAGGTGGACGTGGACAAATGCGCGGACACCGCCTCGATGCAGGACGTCAGCGCGATGCCGACCTTCATCTTCTATCGCAGGCGCGCGCGGCTGGGCCACTGCCAGGGCGCCGATCCGGCGGGGCTGGAATCCAAGATCCAGCAGTTCTACGGAAGCGGCGGCGACGCCGACGACGCGGACGACTCGGTCGCGGACTCCCTGCCCGGCCAT ATGGACTTGTCCAGTTTAATAATGAAGCAGCAGTGCGAGTGTTTAAACGAATCGGACCATCACACTTTCCTTCAGTGTTTGAACTCGGACAGTGGGTATCTCCAGAGCGATGAGGATGAGCAGCTGATAATGTCCATCGCATTCTCGCAGCCTGTTAAAGTTCACTCGCTCAAAATCAAAGCGCCTACGGAAAATGGtccgaaaaatatcaaactaTTCATCAACCAGCCCAGGACGATCGATTTTGAAATGGCGAGCTCCAACAGGAGTGTCCAAGATCTAAC ATTTTCAGCCAAGGACCTCGAGGAGGGAAATCCGGTACCACTGCGCTACGTCAAGTTCCAGAATGTGCAGaatcttcaaatttttgtgataGACAATCAGAACGGCACGGAAACAACGAGAATCGATCACCTAGTCTTAATCGGCTCACCGATCTCAACTACCAACATGGGAGAGTTCAAGAGAGTGTCCGGCAAGAAGGGAGAAAGCCATTGA